The window GCGTCGAGTATCTCGCCTTCGGCGAACTCTCGACCGAGACGGTGATCGGCGGCGACACCGACGCGCTGTCGCAAGCCGGCACAGAAGCACTCTCCCGGGTCGTCGCCGAACCGACGCTCCCGCAGTTCATGTACGCCTCCCGGCGGTTCGCACGCGAGGCCGGCCTGCTGACCGAACGCGTCCGGGACACCATCGTCGACGTGAGCGAGGCGGGCGGGGAGGCCTCGATGGCGATGCTCGGCCAGACCGTCTTCGCGCTGGAAAGCGGTCTCTCCGACGCCGGGTACGACCCCGCAGTGTGTGAGACCCACCACGCCGGCGCGTCGCTGGTCGCGGGCGGACGGGAGTAGACAGGCGGCCGATCCGACCGACTTTTCTCCGACGGCCGACCACTGAGCGGTATGACCGAGACGAGCGAGATCGACGTGCCGGCAGACCACCCCCGGTACGAGTCGCTGCTGACGCGCCACCGGATCGAGGCCGGCGTCGAGCAGGGGATCACCTCGAAACAGGGGCTCATCGCCGAGGGACGCGGCGAGGCGTTCGACTACCTGCTCGGCGAGGAGACGACCGAGAGCGCGGACGCCGCCGCTCGCGCCGCGGCCGCGCACTTGCTTCTCGCCGACCACCCGGTGTTGTCGGTCAACGGGAACGTCGCCGCGCTCGTGCCCGGCGAGATCGCCGACCTCGCCGAGGCGGTCGGTGCGGAGGTGGAGGTGAACCTGTTCAACCGGACGGACGAGCGAATGCAGGCCATCGCGGACCACCTGCGCGAACACGGCGTCACGGACCCGAAGGGACTCACGGCCGACGGCCGGATTCCGGGCC of the Salinirubrum litoreum genome contains:
- a CDS encoding 4-phosphopantoate--beta-alanine ligase, with the translated sequence MTETSEIDVPADHPRYESLLTRHRIEAGVEQGITSKQGLIAEGRGEAFDYLLGEETTESADAAARAAAAHLLLADHPVLSVNGNVAALVPGEIADLAEAVGAEVEVNLFNRTDERMQAIADHLREHGVTDPKGLTADGRIPGLSHERAKVDADGIGAADVVVVPLEDGDRAEALAAMGKTEIVIDLNPLSRSAQSAAVPIVDNIIRAIPNIARHARELQDVTEAELREIVATFDAEEALRAAEEAIRSGDLE